Below is a window of Sinorhizobium meliloti DNA.
GAGTCGGTACGCCAGGAGCGGGATGCTGCAAGAAATCGATCCACAATTCGCCCCGATCCAAATCGACGGCACGGATGGTATAGACACGAACCAGAAGCGTGTTCTCGCCTTCCGGCCACGCTATGCGGCCGTCTTCCCGCGAGCCGGGCCATACCGGCGGTTTGCCCTTCGGCGGCACCAGCAGGCGGACATGCATGTCGCCGCCCACAAAAGGCGTCACATCGGCGCAGGAAAATAACACGCGACGCATATGCGGAGTGACATCGTGCGCCGAGACGACGGTCACCTCATGAAGGTTCGGCAGCACCGACAGGGACATCGATTCCAACCAGGTCAATTCGAACGGTTGGTCTTCGGCGAAATAGAAAAGATGTTCCGCCAGGATCGTGCGGCTCATGTGCAGCATTTCGCGCGTCGGGCAGTCGAGCTCGATCGACAGGCCCGCGTTTGCAATGCCGATGCGAGCGACGCCGAGCTCGCTTCGCAGCACCGCCAGGTCGTCTATCCGTTCGACCTCGGCATGTTCGACAAAATGCTCGCAGATCTCGTCGAGCATATCGGCAGCGCTGCCGCAGACCGCTACGCCGGACAGTTTGAATGAATGAATTGCGTTCATGCGCGACTCTCCTTTTGTGGTGCATCGCTCGTGTCGTCGATGACGGCCATCCGGTGTCGCCCGATCGGCAGCATGATCGGCCGGCCCGAGGTGGGATCGCTGATGACGCGACTGTCGAGGCCGAAAACATGCCGCACGGTCTCTTCGGTGAGCACCTCTTCCGGAGTGCCCGAAATGTGCACGCGCCCACCGGCAATCGCCACGAGATGGTCGGCATAGCGGGCAGCAAGGTTGAGATCGTGCAGCACCATGACCACCGTCGTTCCACGCGTGCTGTTTAGATCGGTCAGCAGATCGAGCACCTCGATCTGATGGTTGATGTCGAGAAAGGTCGTCGGCTCGTCGAGCAGCAGGATCTCGGTCTGCTGCGCGAGTGCCATGGCGATCCAGACCCGCTGCCTTTGGCCGCCGGAGAGCTCGTCGATCGGCCGTTCGGCAAGGTCGAACGTCTTTGTCGCCTCAAGCGCGCGGTCGACCGCCTCGTCGTCTTGTCGCGTCCAGCGGGAAAACAGGCTTTGATGCGGATGCCGTCCCCTGCTGACGAGGTCGGCCACGATAATGCCTTCCGGCGCGATCGGCGATTGCGGCAGCAGACCCAGCGTCCGGGCGAGGTCTCGCGACGGTGTCCGGTGGATGGACTTGCCGTCGAGGAGAACTTGTCCCTTGCTGGGCGCGATCAGCCGCGAGAGCGTGCGAAGACACGTGGACTTGCCACAGGCATTTGCGCCGACGATCACCGTGATTTTGCCCGGAGGAATGGTGAGGTCGAGCGCATGCAGGATTTCTGTATTGTCGTAGCCGGCCGTCAATCCGCTGGCGACGAGCAGATGATCGGTCATAAAGCCCCCCCTATCCGATTGATGCGAACGATGAGATAGATCAGGTAGGGTGCGCCAAGCGCCCCGGTTACGACGCCCACAGGGTAGCGGCTCGGCAGAAGGTGCTGCCCGACATAATCGGCGGCAAGCACGAGAAGGGCGCCCGTCAGTGCAGACGGGATCAGCACCGAGCCGGCGTTTCGCGCGATCCGGCCGGCGATCGGGCCTGACAGGAAAGCGACGAAGGCGATCGGCCCCGTTGCCGCGGTCGCCGACGCGATCAATCCGACCGCGGCGACAATCACCAGCATCCTTGTATGCGAGACCCTCGTTCCAAGAGCGGCCGCCGTATCGTCGCCCAGCCGCAATGTCTCGAGATCGCGACCGCGAACGAGCAGTAGCGCCCCGAAGAACAGGAGGGCGAGCAGAAGCGGCAGCGCCTGGCCAAGCTGAGCGCCGTTGACGCTGCCGGTAAGCCAACGCATCGCTTCCTGCAAATTCCAGGCAGGCGCCGATTGAAGGATATAGGCGATGACACTTTGCAGCATGGCGGAAACGCCAATTCCGACAAGAATCAGCCTGGTGCCGGCGACCCCATTGCGGAAGGAAAGGCCATAGACGAGCAGCGCCACGGCAAGTCCTGCTACGACAGCGATAACCGAAACCATCGGCCCGTGCATGGACAGGACTACAATGGCGAAAACGGCAGCCGCCCCAGCGCCAGAGGTAATCCCGATGATATCGGGACTGGCGAGCGGATTGCGCAACATGACCTGAAACGCCACGCCGCCCAGTCCAAAGCATATTCCTGCAAGGATTGACAGCACGGCGCGCGGCAGCCTCAGTTGCCCCACCGTAAAGGATGCGCCCGAAACCGGTTCACCGAGGAGCGCGCGCAGAACATCGCTCGGCGGCGTGACGGATTGCCCAACCGACAAGGTGACGGCGAAGACCACTGCGACCAGGGTCAGCAACACCGCGAGAATGACAGCGTGCCTGCGCGCGCTTTTTCTGCGGTGTGCGATCACGACGCCGAGGGTGGATGAGGGAACTGTCACAGGTCCCTCACGCGCTGTCGCCGGACGATCCAGATGAAGAATGGCGCACCGATCAGGGCGGTGACGATGCCGACGTCGATCTCTGCAGGGCGCGCGACGATGCGCCCGACAACGTCCGCCGCGAGCAGGAGGCACGCGCCTGCCAGCGTCGAAAAAGGCAGCAGCCACCGATAGTCCACGCCAATCAACAGGCGGCAGAGATGCGGCACGACCAGCCCGAGAAAGCCGATCGGCCCGCATATGGCTGTCGTCGCGCCGCAGAGAAGGATGGCGCCGAAGGAAGCAACGGCCCGCGCGGTTGCGACGCTCTCGCCGAGCCCGGTCGCAAGCTCGTCACCGAGTGCAAGAGAGTTGAGTTTTCTGGCCGACAGCAGGCTGATCACGAACCCAACAAGCAGAAACGGCACCAAGGGAAGGATGCGCTCGTAAGTCGCGCCGCCAACACCACCGATCTGCCAGGAATGAATACCGCCTGCGATATCACCACGCGGCAGCACGACGGCAGTGACCATGGACGCAAATGCGACGGACGTTGCCGCGCCTGCCAGCGCCAGTTTCAAAGGGGTCGCGCCGCCCCTGCCCAGCGAACCTATGGCATAGACGAAGATCGCGGCGCATCCGGCACCCAGGATGGCCACCCAGATATACGCGTACAGCGACGACATCCCGAACCAGGCGACGCCGATGACAACTGCGAGGGATGCCCCCATATTGACGCCGAGAATGCCGGGGTCTGCAAGCGGATTGCGGGTCACACCCTGCATGACGGCTCCGGCCAGCCCCAGAGCGCCCCCCGCAAGCAGGGCCAGCAACGTCCGCGGAATGCGCAAGGCGACCGATGCGCGACCGATATTATCCTGCGCGCCGCCGAGTGCCGCGACGACATCGTCCCACCCGACATAGCGTGTGCCGACCGTAACAGAGGCGACAAGCAAGACCACCAGAAGCGCGAAAAGCGCTGCCAGCCAAAGACTTCGCATCCGGCTGGAACGGGACACGGGCGACCAACGCCCGTCCGATGTCTTGATGATCCCGGCGGTCATTTTGACTTCTTGACTGCCTCGCTGAGCAGCTTCACGTAGTCCTTCAGGACCCATCTGATGGACAGTGGCGTGGGATTGGCGGCATTGCCGACCGCGTTGTTGCCGAGCATGACGATCGATTCCCGTGCAACGGCAGGCATATGCTGCATCAGCGCGTTGGCTTTCAAGGCATCGAAAAGCATCCCGTCGCCGTAAGTAACGAGAATATCGACATCGTCGAAAGCATCGATCTGCTCGGCGCTGACGGAGCCTGAGAACTTTCCGGCTTGTGAAGCCTGCACCACGCTTTTCGGCGATCTGAGCCCGAGATCGGCGAAAAACCTGACGCGCGTATCGTTGGTCGTGTAGAAATTGACGACGCTGAGGTCCCATGAGCTGAGATGAGTAATGAACATTGCCGATTTGCCCTTGAGCTCGGGAAATCCTTCAAGCGTCAGGGCAATCTCAGCTTCGATGCCGGCTATCAGCGCTTCCCCTTCCGCAGCCATCCCGAGCCCCGCACTGTTCATCCGGATCGTCTCGCGCCAGTCGGTGGACCAGGGAGCCTGCGGATAGGCGATGACAGGTGCAATCTCGCTCAACGTGTCGTAGTCCGCCTGACTGAGGCCCGAATAGGCCGCGAGGATCACGTCCGGTCGCGTGGCGGCGACCGCCTCGAAATCGATGCCATCCCCCTCGTCGAAAAGCACCGGCTTTTCAGCCTCGAGTTCACCGAGACGCGCGGCGACCCACGGCAGAATGCCGTCATTGTCGTCATCGCCGAAGTTGGCGCGCGCCATTCCAACCGGAACGATGCCCAGAGCCAGCGGCACCTCATGGTTCGCCCAGGCGACGGTTGCGACACGCTC
It encodes the following:
- a CDS encoding DUF2218 domain-containing protein, producing MNAIHSFKLSGVAVCGSAADMLDEICEHFVEHAEVERIDDLAVLRSELGVARIGIANAGLSIELDCPTREMLHMSRTILAEHLFYFAEDQPFELTWLESMSLSVLPNLHEVTVVSAHDVTPHMRRVLFSCADVTPFVGGDMHVRLLVPPKGKPPVWPGSREDGRIAWPEGENTLLVRVYTIRAVDLDRGELWIDFLQHPAPGVPTPGADFARDAQPGDVAALLGPGAGGLPAERSILLIGDESALPAIARIAAEAPAETHIRAMIEVEDKAEEQPLPTDGVLDVRWLHRRSYPEDAADVLVSEAKAAIEAVDAETFVWVACERRDIRAIRTFLKARQHDRRKMYVAWYWERGKIA
- a CDS encoding ABC transporter ATP-binding protein is translated as MTDHLLVASGLTAGYDNTEILHALDLTIPPGKITVIVGANACGKSTCLRTLSRLIAPSKGQVLLDGKSIHRTPSRDLARTLGLLPQSPIAPEGIIVADLVSRGRHPHQSLFSRWTRQDDEAVDRALEATKTFDLAERPIDELSGGQRQRVWIAMALAQQTEILLLDEPTTFLDINHQIEVLDLLTDLNSTRGTTVVMVLHDLNLAARYADHLVAIAGGRVHISGTPEEVLTEETVRHVFGLDSRVISDPTSGRPIMLPIGRHRMAVIDDTSDAPQKESRA
- a CDS encoding FecCD family ABC transporter permease, translated to MTVPSSTLGVVIAHRRKSARRHAVILAVLLTLVAVVFAVTLSVGQSVTPPSDVLRALLGEPVSGASFTVGQLRLPRAVLSILAGICFGLGGVAFQVMLRNPLASPDIIGITSGAGAAAVFAIVVLSMHGPMVSVIAVVAGLAVALLVYGLSFRNGVAGTRLILVGIGVSAMLQSVIAYILQSAPAWNLQEAMRWLTGSVNGAQLGQALPLLLALLFFGALLLVRGRDLETLRLGDDTAAALGTRVSHTRMLVIVAAVGLIASATAATGPIAFVAFLSGPIAGRIARNAGSVLIPSALTGALLVLAADYVGQHLLPSRYPVGVVTGALGAPYLIYLIVRINRIGGAL
- a CDS encoding iron ABC transporter permease; the protein is MTAGIIKTSDGRWSPVSRSSRMRSLWLAALFALLVVLLVASVTVGTRYVGWDDVVAALGGAQDNIGRASVALRIPRTLLALLAGGALGLAGAVMQGVTRNPLADPGILGVNMGASLAVVIGVAWFGMSSLYAYIWVAILGAGCAAIFVYAIGSLGRGGATPLKLALAGAATSVAFASMVTAVVLPRGDIAGGIHSWQIGGVGGATYERILPLVPFLLVGFVISLLSARKLNSLALGDELATGLGESVATARAVASFGAILLCGATTAICGPIGFLGLVVPHLCRLLIGVDYRWLLPFSTLAGACLLLAADVVGRIVARPAEIDVGIVTALIGAPFFIWIVRRQRVRDL
- a CDS encoding iron-siderophore ABC transporter substrate-binding protein translates to MRLFRFAVLAVIALLWTGRHDTAFAAESAAYPITIEHAFGSTIIAKKPERVATVAWANHEVPLALGIVPVGMARANFGDDDNDGILPWVAARLGELEAEKPVLFDEGDGIDFEAVAATRPDVILAAYSGLSQADYDTLSEIAPVIAYPQAPWSTDWRETIRMNSAGLGMAAEGEALIAGIEAEIALTLEGFPELKGKSAMFITHLSSWDLSVVNFYTTNDTRVRFFADLGLRSPKSVVQASQAGKFSGSVSAEQIDAFDDVDILVTYGDGMLFDALKANALMQHMPAVARESIVMLGNNAVGNAANPTPLSIRWVLKDYVKLLSEAVKKSK